The Papaver somniferum cultivar HN1 chromosome 3, ASM357369v1, whole genome shotgun sequence genome includes a region encoding these proteins:
- the LOC113362268 gene encoding uncharacterized protein LOC113362268, giving the protein MYAPHRVMRQLGYVQEEPHFDEDKTFFTVLKANCSTSQKTINVAYDPLPNQEHWDDRRGCIIDLSLLDEVTKGNEASEKYMTWYLGWDRPTVIRKPTAEERARIKKMASKDPTTSLKFFKEQLKIFVKVLCCGKDRGDPLSIEEQSKHIDYACNIDNEDAHELFKQADAEVKREENPGGKHKPR; this is encoded by the exons ATGTACGctccacatcgggtaatgcgacaattgggttacgtccaagaagaacctcatttcgatgaAGATAAGACGTTCTTTACTGTGTTAAAGGCTAACTGCTCCACGTCCCAAAAAACTATTAACGTCGCTTATGATCCACTGCCAAATCAAGAACATTGGGATGATAGACGTGGTTGTATCATCGAtttgagtcttttggacgaggtgaccaaaGGTAATGAAGCTAGTGAGAAATACATgacgtggtacttgggttgggatcgtcctactgtgattaggaaACCGACTGCTGAAGAACGGGCTCGTATCAAGAAGATGGCATCGAAAGACccaacaacaagtcttaagttcttt aaggagcagtTGAAGATCTttgtgaaggtgttgtgttgcgGGAAAGACAGAGGAGatcctttgtcgattgaagagcaaagcaagcacattgactatgcttgcaatattgacaatgaggatgctcatgaattgttcaagcaagctgatgctgaagtaaagagggaagaaaatccaggagggaagcacaagccaagatga